The Longimicrobiales bacterium genome segment GCGGACCCACGTTCGTGAGGTTCATCGGTTTCTCGGCGGCGCTTCGCTCGGAATCGTGGTTCTTCGCCGCGGTAAACCCGGGTCCGAGTCAGGACCCGATCGGTGGTGGTTTCACCGGGCAGTACATGTTCTCCAATCAGGCGGCGCCCAACAGCGTCGTGGACGGGTCGGCCCAGATCGGCGTCGACAAGTTCGCGTGGAATCAGCTGGCGGGCGCATGGGCACAGGACACCGAGCTGAACTTCGGGCTGTTCGTCCAGAACCTCTTTACGGTTCCGGTGAACGGCACGACGAACGGCTGGTTCTACACCGGTGCCGGTGCCTGGAATGCGGACGGTCGCATTCACGCAAAGGTCACTCAGCTCGGCGCGTATCACTACGCCGTCGGGTTCGAGGACCTCTGCAACAGTCCCAACGTACCGTCAGGCATTGACTGTACGAATGCCGCGTTCAATGTGGACTGGGATTACAACGATCACGTCTTCGAGGTCTACTCGACGCCGGAGCCGATTTCGTTGTCGCTCATGGGTACGGGTCTGCTGGGCCTCGCCGGCGCCGCTCGGCGTCGTCGCAGGAAGAACCTGGAACTCGGACAGTCCTGATCCCAGGTCGTAAGACGGCTCGCCTGCCGTGGGTCGTGCAACATGTGAACGCAGAGCCCCTCACGAGATTCTCGCGAGGGGCTCTGTCACATCGGTGGCGCGTCAGAGCCGCGCATTCAGGCCGGATTCAACCGGCGCTCGACGCCTCCATCAGGGCCGTCGCGTGCCCGTTGACTGCACGGCTGAACGGCCGAGCTCGAGCATTTCACTCGTCACGACCCGGATGTCGTAATGGGTCTCGGTAAACTTGCGGGCCTGCTGCCCCAGCAGCTCGAAGTCGGCCGTGCCGAGTTGATACAGCCTGGCAATCGATGCGGCGATGCCGCGGGGGTCAGCCGGATCGAAGCTGAAGGTATGCATGCACTCCGGGATGGATTCCTGGACT includes the following:
- a CDS encoding PEP-CTERM sorting domain-containing protein; amino-acid sequence: MVGKRSILALAAVATLGVGAAPASAAIPLGSTSPILTWGGPTFVRFIGFSAALRSESWFFAAVNPGPSQDPIGGGFTGQYMFSNQAAPNSVVDGSAQIGVDKFAWNQLAGAWAQDTELNFGLFVQNLFTVPVNGTTNGWFYTGAGAWNADGRIHAKVTQLGAYHYAVGFEDLCNSPNVPSGIDCTNAAFNVDWDYNDHVFEVYSTPEPISLSLMGTGLLGLAGAARRRRRKNLELGQS